The following DNA comes from Bacillus sp. 2205SS5-2.
TCGAAGAGGTTAAGAAGATGAACGCACAACTATCTAACCCTGATATGATTATGCCTGGAATGAAAATTAAAGTGCCAACCATGGGCGGAAGCCTAAAGAAAGAAACACAGGTGAATTACGGTATGAAAGAGATGCCTATAGCAACTCATCCATATACAGAAGCTAAACCAATCAAAGAAGTACCGAAAATGCAACCTGTGAAAGAAGCACCAAAAATGCCGATAAAAGAGGCGCCTGTAAAAAAATATGCGCCTAAGATGCCGATGCCGGTCATCCCAGAAATTGATATTAACAATTACTATACGATGAATATGGCTAATATGCAGGTCCAACAACAAGCACCTGTATTGCCGAAAAAGCCAACAAATGTTCTTCCAGCGGTTGAAAAAGAAAAACCGGTTGTTGAAGAAAGTCCTGAAAGTGTTGAAATGCCTATTCAACAACAGCCCTATGAACATTGCTACCCGGTATCACCAATAATGCCAGGTGCAGGCTATTGCCCACCACATGGGGGACATCCACCTCATCAAATGCCATATGGAGGATATGGAATGCCAATGCAACAAGGATACCCGATGCAACATGGAATGCCAGGAGTAGAGAATGCGCAAATGATGGGCTATGAGGATGAATCCTCTCCCTATATGCAAGGCTACCCAGGAATGATGCCTGAACACGGGTCACCGCAGCAAGTAGCCGGAGTGCAAAATGAAATGGATTCACCAATGGGAATGCCGATGTACCAAGGGTATCCAATGGGTAATCAAAACGGTGTACCTGAATCGCCAATAATGCCTGAAACAGGATATGGTACCCAGGAAATGCCGATGCAGCAAGGACACCCAATGCAGCAAGGGCACCCGATGTATCAAGGACACCCAATGCAGCAAGGACACCCAATGCAGCAAGGGCACCCGATGTATCAAGGACACCCAATGCAGCAAGGACACCCAATGCAGCAAGGATACCCGATGTATCAAGGATACCCGATGTATCAAGGACACCCAATGCAGCAAGGATACCCGATGCACCAAGGAATGGGCATGGAAAGCATGGACGAAATGCATCCACAACAAGTGGCGGGTGCTCAAGATATGACAGGCACTCCACCAATGGGGATGCCGCACCAAGGATATCCTATGCCAATGCAGCAAGGACATGGCATGCCACCACAACACCCTATGGGTCAACCACAAGGCTATCCCACTCCTCCAATAATGCCAGGAGCTGGATATGAAGGTTATCCTATGTCGAAAGGAATGGGGCCTGCTGGTGAAAGTCCTGGAGCGCAGGGGATGCCGATGAATCATGGGATGGGAGGCTATGGAATGCCTTCCAATGTTGCTGGGGTAATGGACCAACCTGGAATGGAGGAAGATTGTGGTTGCGGACCAAGATTCAATGGCTATATGCCAGAAGGTGTAAGCCCCGCTCCATATATGGGTCCCCAATATTATAACGGTCCGCCAAGCTTGTATGCACCAGGACCATTTGCAATGCCACAGCCCTATGACGATGATTTCGAAGGGTAATTGGCAAGGGGACGATTTTGATAATCGTCTCCTTTTGTTTATTAAAAAAGAATTAGGTACACAAGATGTCACAATATCGAAGTTGAAAAATGGAAAATGGTTGATGGAAATCGACGAAAATAAATGGTTTGTCAAAGAATATAGATCGGAGGAACACCTTCTTACACAGTTGCTATTAACCAACAAATTAGATGAGGATGAATTTCCTTTCGTTGTAAAATTTCATCCACTTCATTTCGAAAAAACATTGCTTTTTGAGGGTAATTATTTTGCCTTGTACCATTGGCTAGAGTCCACCCCTTTTTACTACCATCAATACAAAGACAGAGAAAAAGCACTAGAAGTGTTATCTGTGTTTCACGAAAATACATCCTCTTATATTGACGAACTTCACACGTACCTTCCATCGTATGATTTACTTGGGAAATGGATTAGAAGGCAAAGAGAATTTACTGAGAACTTGCCATTTTTTTCGTTGTTTATTCCCGAGCATATGTTATCTTCCTTTACTTATTGGGGAACTTATTCTCTTCAGAACCTAGAGGAATCGAAAAGACAATGGGAAAATCGGCAAGAATGTATTGTCCATGGCGATGTGGCACACCATAATTTTATTAAAAGTAAGGAGGAGAATTGTTACTTAATTGATTTTGATTTAATTGCAACCGCACCAAAAATGGTGGATGATTTACAATTATCGAATCGGTTTTTGCAAGCAATGGAATGGAAAGTAGAGTCCCTATGGCAGCATAAATCCTTAACAAGCTATCAGACCGATTTGCCATTTTTATATGGACTTATATATCCAACCGATGTTTACCGCGAATGGAATCGCTTTCGTAAAGCTAGTCACGAAAATCAAAGAAGAGTTTGGCCCTACCTCTACCGGATGACGTTTCAGTATTATCATAATCGAATGCGTGGCGTGCAGATTATTGAAGAAATGATTAGGACATTGGAAGAGAAAGGGAAATGAAAAGTCAGATTTATCCTCGTATTTTTAAGGATTCTTCTCTAACACTAAGTGTGAGCGATTCTTGCTCAAATGATTGGAGGAGAAGGTATATGAGAAAATCACCATGGGTTTCTCTTCATTTTTTTCTTTCAACTTTGGTTCTTACAGGTTGTCAAGCTGCAGAACAGGCGGATCAAAGTCCAATTCCATATGAACCAGGAGGCATCTATTCCAATGTAGGACACGGGGGAGATACAAATGACCGAAGTGACGGTCCTGTTACTGAACTGTACGATCATTCCGTTGGCAAAGAAGGGCAAGCCATTCGAGAATACAAACGTCAATACTTGCAAGTAAAAGATGAAAATGGTAATCCGATGGACCCCAAAACCCCTTTAGCGGAAGAAGATAGAAGCTTTTTCGCTCGAGATACGGATTCTTATCCTAAAGAGCCAAATTACCATGGTTTTTGGGATCCTATTTCCAGTAAAGCGAAAAATTCTTACTATACTGGCTATCATGGGAAACTTGTAGAAAAGATTAGTGCAGCGGCTACAGCAGTGGAGAATGTAGAAGAGTGCAGAGCGGTTGTGGACGGAGGCTACGTTGTCATCGGACTGGACCTCAGAAAAATTGATCCCAAAAGCCAAAGAGAAACAAGGGTAAAGGTAGAAGAGGCTGTCAAGCCGTATGTGAAAAATAAAATATACTATATTGACACCAATTTAGGGAACTTTGCACGAATAAAAGTAATTGATAATGATCTACGAGGCGGAGGTCCAAAATCATCACTCGCAAAAGACGTTAAGCATTTAATTAATAGTTATCACTAAAACAGGGAGAACTTCTCTCTGTTTTTTTGTGGTTTTACTGCTTGATTCTCGGAGGACTAAAAAATATCCTGATAACTTTTTTTGGTTTTGAACCTCAATACGAAAAACAACAATATTTGCGCAAACAGCTTTAGAAGAAATGTCAGTACCTGAGTAGGTCGAGATGAAAATTCAGGTAGCATCAAATGTCAACTCACCGCGGATATCAGGACCCTCTCCGTTTAGCGGCATTAGGTACCGCTGCTGAACACCTACTTCCGCATTTCATTGTCGTTTTTTGTTTGTGGGATATTGTTGTTAATTTTTGGACAGAATAGAACTGAAGTAAATAGTATGTTGCAGGGGTGGTCAGGATGACAATTGCTTTTCGAGCTGTGTTTATGATTCTAGTCGTTGTTGGAACCATTTTTTTCGCCTTTTATCAGTCTGCTTTTGAAGCGAAAGAATCTGAAACAAATATTGAGGAATATGAAGCTGTTGAGGTTTCAGCTCATACAGTAACAGTCATTCTTGAGAGAATGTACTTAGATGGTGAAACTAGCAAAGAGGTATTAACTGAAACGATTTGGTCTATGGAAGACTTTTGGTCACAATATACAGGCTGGGATTTAGTGGAAATGAATGAAAGCACAGTGGTTTTTCAACAAGAACTTGACGATATCTCTCCTTTGTTAAAAAGCAATGGGTACTTTGGGATTTCTAAAGAGGGGACACTTACCATCTTCAATGGGAAGCCTAAACAAGCTAAGGTGATTCAATCATTTTTTCAAATTGATGTTGAGAAATTAGAAAGCAAAACACAAGAGGAACTCGCGAAGGGGATTCCTATAGACTCGAAAGAAAAGTATGTGGAAGTACTAGATAGCTTTCAAACATTCAAAAAAACCCAATAACAAAGGGAGAAGTCAATAAATTGGTTGACTTCATAAATTAAATCAAAAAAGCAGCCAAGCAGGATGGTTGCTTTTTATTTTGTCCTTTTTCTGATAAAATAAGAACAAACGTTTCGCCATTTTGGTAATGTGTGTTCTATTTGTAAAAGTGAAAAAAGATGATATGATACTATTTGTTAACCGTAAGGAGAGAAGTTCATTGTATGAATATATAAAGGGGACTGTCCACTTTGTTGGGCCGGAATATGTGGTTATTGAAAATGGTGAAATTGGGTATAAAATGTATACTCCAAATCCTTTTTCTTTTTCGCCACATCAAAATCAGTCCGTTCAAGTCTATACATATCAGCATGTTCGTGAAGATGTGCTTGCATTATATGGATTTTTATCAAGAGAAGAAAAACTCCTCTTTATGAAGCTATTAAATGTTTCAGGCATAGGACCAAAAGGAGCTTTAGCTATTTTGGCTTCTGGTGAAGTTTCATCGGTCATAACCGCCATTGAAAATGAGAATGAATCCTTCCTTGTTAAATTTCCTGGAGTAGGGAAAAAGACGGCAAGGCAGATGATTCTAGACTTAAAAGGCAAGTTGCAAGATGTTGTACCTGATTTCTTTCCAAATTTATTTCAACCAGAATTGGAAGACAACAGTTCTATGAGAGTTGACTTGGAAGAAGCTATTTTAGCTTTAAAAGCACTCGGATATTCGGAAAGAGAGCTAAAAAGGATTGAACCCAAATTGGGGAAAGAATCCCTTAACACAAACGGTTATATTAAAAAAGGCTTGCAGCTTCTATTAGGGCAATAAGCAATAAGGAAAGTCTTTGTGAATAATGTTAAAAAAGATTGATTTCAGGGCGTTTTTTCTCAATCTATGAACGAAATCATGGCTCAAATAGAGATATTATTGACTATTAAGATTACTAGCAATAATGAAAATCGCTTTCTTTTTACATATTGCTTGTAAGATAACATACTCCATCATTACTTTTGGCGGAAAGAGGAAGGAGGAAAGCTCCCAATGGATGATCGAATTGTTTCTAATGATGTAGAAGTAGGAGAAGTAAATTTTGAACAGTCACTTCGACCACAAACTTTAAAGCAGTATATCGGTCAAGATAAAGTGAAGAAAAATCTTGAAGTGTTTATTGAGGCAGCTAAACTCCGACAAGAAACACTTGATCATGTACTGCTTTATGGTCCCCCAGGCTTAGGGAAAACGACACTTGCTGCTGTTATTGCTAATGAAATGGAAGTTCAGCTCAGAACAACTTCAGGACCTGCCATCGAAAGACCAGGTGACTTAGCTGCGGTCTTAACAGCTTTAGAACCAGGAGACGTTCTCTTTATTGACGAAATTCACCGTTTGCAGCGCTCCATTGAAGAAATTCTCTACCCCGCAATGGAAGATTTTTGTTTGGATATTGTGATTGGAAAAGGACCCAGTGCCCGTTCTGTTCGACTTGAATTGCCTCCGTTTACTTTAGTAGGAGCTACTACAAGAGCAGGGTCATTATCAGCTCCGCTTCGTGATCGATTCGGAGTTTTAAGCCGACTTGAGTATTACGAGGAAGCTCAGCTACATGACATCGTGGTAAGGACCGCCGATATTTTGAATACGACGATCACCGTTGAAGCGGCAGGAGAGATTGCAAGAAGATCAAGAGGAACACCCCGTATCGCCAATCGCCTACTTCGACGCGTTCGCGATTTTGCTCAAGTAAGAGGTGATGGGACGATTACGACTTCTCTTGCTCAACTGGCCCTGGATTTACTTCAAGTTGATTCTTTGGGATTGGACCATATTGATCATAAACTCCTTCTGGCCATTATTGAGCGTTTTAAAGGGGGACCTGTTGGTCTTGATACCATTGCCGCAAGTATTGGAGAAGAGTCTCATACGATAGAAGATGTGTATGAACCATATTTATTGCAAATAGGGTTTTTACAACGCACTCCTAGGGGAAGAATGGTTACAGATTTAGTTTATCGCCATTTTAACCTGGAGGTGCCTAAACTTGAGTAGTTTGCCAAAAGCACTAATGGCGTTCGGTGCGATAGTATTTATTGTAGGTTTTTTACTGTATTTTACAAAGTTAGGAAGATTGCCAGGGGATATTGTGTTCAAGAGAGAAAATAGTACCTTCTATTTTCCTGTCGTCACGTCTATCCTGGTCAGCATTATCCTATCCATAATTTTTTATGTAGTTGGAAGGTTAAAATAACGAATAAATTCCCCCTGTATCGGTAACTAGCTTTATAATTTAAGTCAGGTTTACGTAGCAGAGGGAAGAAATTAAAGGGTGACGATAGTGAGAGTCGAGGACTTTGATTTTTATTTACCAGAAGAACAGATTGCGCAAGTTCCTTTAGAAAAGCGAACAGAGAGCAAACTAATGGTACTAAACAAAGATGATGGTAGCATGCAACACACTGTTTTTAAGCATATTATTGATTACCTCCAAGAAGGAGATTGTCTCGTCTTAAATGACACGCGGGTATTACCAGCACGTTTATTTGGAGAAAAAGAAGGTACAGGGGCTAATATTGAAGTTCTTCTACTAAAGCAAGAAGAGGAAGATGTGTGGGAAACACTCGTCAAACCAGCGAAACGGATAAAAGAAGGAAGTGTTATTCGTTTTGGTGACGGAAAGCTTACCGCACGGTGTGTAGGAATCAAAGAGCACGGTGGAAGACTGCTTCAATTTTCTTATGAAGGAATCTTTTATGAGATTTTAGAAGAATTAGGTGAAATGCCCCTTCCGCCTTATATTCGCGAAAAGCTTGATGAGCAGGGTCGCTATCAAACGGTATTTGCACGTGAACGTGGTTCTGCTGCCGCTCCAACAGCAGGCCTCCACTTCACAGAAGAGCTGTTAGAAGCGATTCGATTAAAAGGGGTACATATTACTTTTATTACTCTTCATGTCGGTCTAGGTACGTTCAGGCCAGTTTCAGTTGAGAGTATTGAAGAGCATGAAATGCATGCGGAGTTTTATCAAGTTACCGATGGAACTGCTCAACTTTTAAATGAAGTCAAGCAAAATGGTGGCAATATCATTACCGTCGGAACCACTTCTACTCGGACCTTAGAGACGATTGCTTCAAAACATAATGGCCTATTTGCTGCAGAGAGTGGCTGGACAGATATATTTATATTTCCAGGTTACAATTTTAAAGGGATAGATGGAATGATAACGAATTTTCATTTGCCAAAATCTACACTCATAATGCTTGTAAGTGCCTTAGCAGGCCAGGAAAATGTTATGCAAGCTTACTCCCAAGCAGTGAAGAGCGGTTATCGCTTTTTTAGCTTTGGGGATGCCATGTTAGTGCGATAATGCAAAAAGGAGATGAAAGACATGAGTGCAATACGCTATGAATTGATTAAAACATGCAAACAAACTGGTGCCCGACTAGGTCGTGTTCATACACCACACGGATCATTTGAAACACCTGTTTTTATGCCAGTCGGAACACTTGCTACAGTCAAAACTATGTCTCCAGAAGAATTAAAAGCGATGGATGCCGGCATTATTTTGAGTAACACTTATCATTTATGGCTCAGACCAGGTCATGATATTATCAAAGAGGCTGGTGGACTACATAAATTTATGAATTGGGACCGTGCGATTTTAACTGATTCGGGTGGATTCCAAGTTTTTAGTTTAAGTGAGTTCCGTAAGATAGAAGAAGAGGGCGTACATTTTCGTAATCACCTCAATGGGGACAAATTGTTCCTAAGTCCTGAAAAAGCGATGGAAATTCAAAATGACTTAGGCTCCGATATTATGATGGCCTTTGATGAATGTCCTCCGTACCCTGCAGAACGAGACTATATGAAACGTTCTGTAGAACGGACTTCTCGCTGGGCAGAAAGATGCTTAAAAGCTCATCAACGCCCTTCAGATCAAGGGTTATTTGGAATCGTGCAAGGTGGGGAATACGAAGACTTGCGGAAACAAAGTGTTCAAGATCTCGTTTCAATGGATTTTCCTGGATACGCTGTAGGAGGGTTATCTGTTGGTGAACCAAAAGATGTCATGAATCGTGTGTTAGAGTTCACAACACCACATTTGCCATCCCATAAACCACGTTATTTAATGGGTGTGGGATCACCAGACTCATTAATTGATGGATCAATCAGAGGAATCGATATGTTTGACTGTGTGCTTCCGACACGAATTGCTCGTAATGGAACGTTAATGACAAGTGAGGGAAGACTAGTAGTTAAAAATGCAAAATTTGCTCGTGATTTCCGTCCAATTGATGAAAATTGTGATTGTTATACTTGTAAAAACTATAGTCGTGCCTATGTTCGACATTTAATAAAAAGTGATGAAACATTCGGATTACGTTTAACGACTTATCATAATCTTCATTTTCTGTTAAAATTAATGGAGCAAGTCCGACAAGCGATTCGTGAAGATCGCTTAGGTGATTTTAAAGAAGAGTTTTTTGAACGTTACGGGTTCAATCGCCCTGATGCCAAAAACTTCTAATGCTACATGATCAACGAAAGGAGGAGTTCCCTTGGCTACACTAATTAACTTATCACCGATTATTTTAATGTTTGTGTTATTTTATTTCTTACTAATTCGCCCGCAACAAAAGCGACAAAAGACAACAGCACAAATGCAAAATGATCTTCAAAAAGGAGATAAAATTGTCACAATTGGTGGACTACATGGTACTGTCGATGCAATTGACGAAGGCAAAGTGGTAATCTTATGTGGAGATAAAATGCGTCTTACATATGACCGTAATGCAATCCGTGAAGTAGTAGAAAAAAACAAAACAATTTAATAGAAAAAAAGAGGCAGCCATGGCTGTCTCTTTTTTTGGGTAGGCTGTTTTCGCAAAAAATGTGGCTTTTCGAATCAGCTTATCATCTTTGATATAGCTTTGTTTCGGGCATCATTTCGTCTATTTTTGAGGTAAATCAACAGTGAAATGGAAGGTTTAATCAAAAATATGATGAAATAACCACAATATATACGAAAAGAGCCTTTGGGTAAGATAAGAAATATAAATAGTTGGGTGCAAGAGAAGTGTCTTGTTTAACAGGCCATGGGCTTATCTTATGTTGGTCGCCCCTTGCTTTTGATGGAGAAAAAAACTGAATGTTTCTATTCTTGTTTTCCGCCGCTCACATTTACTCCTAATATTCCACCCATCATTGCCGTTACCGTGAAACAGCTGTGGTAAATGATTTGGTCCATTGAAAAAAGCTTGTCATATCCTAAATATTGAAACATAAAAACGGCTAAAGTAAATAGACCTCCTGTTAAGGCTCCAAACAACCAACCTTTTTCTTTCGCCTTACCGCCTGTGATAAATCCGCCAATAAATAAAGTCAAAAAAGATAAAATGGTGATAAAGAGCGAAATAGAATTTTCATCGAGACTGGTAAACCGTAGAATTGTCGCAAAAACAGCCGAAACGATAATCACCACACCTAATATCGTTCCTACTCCGTATAAAACCGCTCCGCTCATTTTCTTAACTTCCATATGCGTATCTCCCCTTTTTTCGTCTAATTCAAATGCAAATGTCGGTAGTACAAGCATATTCTTGAAAAAGAAAAAAAGACTATAAATTTTACTTGGTCAAGCCTCATATAATGATGTGAATGGGGAAAAAAAGGAGAGATCGAGCATGATGGCTTATTTGGTCGGTTTGATTTTTATCTGCACCTACATTTTCTTGATTTCAGAAAAATGGAATCGAGTTCTTGCATCTTTATCTGGTGGGGTAGGGATGCTTCTCATTGGAGCGTATTCTATTGAGAAAGCCTTATTTACATACATTGATTGGAAGACCATTACATTATTGTTTTCTATGATGCTAATTGTTACCGTAACAAGTAAAACAGGCTTTTTTGAATATGTAGCAATTCTTCTTGCTCAACTCGTAGGAGGAAATGGTGTGGCTTTGTTAATTGTCTTTTCACTGCTTTCAGCTGTTGGTTCTGCGTTTTTAGCCAATGTGACAATTGCAATGCTTTTAGTACCTATTTTATTTACACTCATCCGGATTTTGAATCTTCCATCGATGCCATTTCTCATCATGATGATTTTAGCTTGTAATATTGGTGGAGCAGCTACCCTAATTGGTGACCCTCCCAATATGATGATTGGTCAGGCTGTGCCTCACTTTACCTTTAATGCATTTTTAGTAAATCTTGTTCCGGTTGTTAGTGTGATTTTATTGCTTACCATTTCATTTTTGAGTTTTCTTTATCGAAATAACTTATATGTTTCTCCACAAGACCAATTAAAATTAAAAGGATTAAATGCTAAATCTTATATAAAAAAAGAAAATGGATTGATTGTTTCGCTATCGGTTCTGGTAATGGTGCTAGTGGGATTTGGTTTACACCCTATTTTGCATTTAGATGTGACAACCGTGAGCTTAGCAGGAGCAGTCCTCCTTCTAGGACTTCTTGAAAAAAAGTTTAAGCCAGAAGAAGTATTGGAAGAAATTGAATGGGGAACATTATTCTTCTTTATCGGTCTCTTTTTGCTTGTAGGAGGTTTAGAGGAATCCGGTTTCATTGACGAAATAGCGAGAGAAATATTAAGGCTTACAGAAGGAGATATGAAAAAGACAGCTTTTGTAATTTTATGGGGAACTGGCATTCTCTCTGGAGTGATTGATAATATTCCATTTGTCGCTGCAATGATCCCTGTAATAGAGGAATTTCAAGAGTTTGGGATGGTTAATATGGATCCGCTTTGGTGGTCGCTTGCCCTTGGCGCTTGTTTAGGTGGCAACGCTACTCTTTTAGGGTCCTCCTCTAATCTTGTCATCGTCGGACTAGCTGCTAAAGAGAATGTATGGCTTCAATTTAAAGAATATTTAATCGTAGGAGTTCCCGTTACCTTACTTTCGCTAGTCATTTCTACTTTTTATATCTACTTTATGTACATAAAGCCATTTTTTTAGCTTATTAAAGGGGGGAAGAATGAAGCTAAAGGGTGGTTGAATGAATAACCGTAACATCAGTAAGATAAATTGCTGATATGCTGGTCTTTTTTTGGCAATCTTAAGGAACCAAACCAAAGAAAATAATTCCAACATGAGAATCCCAAAGAAGATCCATACTAACGAAAAGGTTAAGGGGAGCTGGTTAAGTGGAGGATGTTGGGGTCATTGTTATTAGAACGTTCTTTTTGTATGCGACCATATTGACTATCTTTAGATTGATGGGAAAGAGAGAAATAGGGGAACTTAGTATATTAGACTTGGTTGTGTTCATTATGATAGCGGAACTTGCCGTTTTAGCAATTGAACAGCCTACCACGCCCCTTGTTCAAGCCTTAATTCCAATGATCCTTCTCTTAGTCATTCAAATTATCACAGCTTGGATTTCATTAAAAAGCAAAAAATTTAGAGAATTGATGGATGGA
Coding sequences within:
- the safA gene encoding SafA/ExsA family spore coat assembly protein — encoded protein: MKIHIVQKGDTLWKIAKKYGVDFEEVKKMNAQLSNPDMIMPGMKIKVPTMGGSLKKETQVNYGMKEMPIATHPYTEAKPIKEVPKMQPVKEAPKMPIKEAPVKKYAPKMPMPVIPEIDINNYYTMNMANMQVQQQAPVLPKKPTNVLPAVEKEKPVVEESPESVEMPIQQQPYEHCYPVSPIMPGAGYCPPHGGHPPHQMPYGGYGMPMQQGYPMQHGMPGVENAQMMGYEDESSPYMQGYPGMMPEHGSPQQVAGVQNEMDSPMGMPMYQGYPMGNQNGVPESPIMPETGYGTQEMPMQQGHPMQQGHPMYQGHPMQQGHPMQQGHPMYQGHPMQQGHPMQQGYPMYQGYPMYQGHPMQQGYPMHQGMGMESMDEMHPQQVAGAQDMTGTPPMGMPHQGYPMPMQQGHGMPPQHPMGQPQGYPTPPIMPGAGYEGYPMSKGMGPAGESPGAQGMPMNHGMGGYGMPSNVAGVMDQPGMEEDCGCGPRFNGYMPEGVSPAPYMGPQYYNGPPSLYAPGPFAMPQPYDDDFEG
- a CDS encoding phosphotransferase, with the translated sequence MISKGNWQGDDFDNRLLLFIKKELGTQDVTISKLKNGKWLMEIDENKWFVKEYRSEEHLLTQLLLTNKLDEDEFPFVVKFHPLHFEKTLLFEGNYFALYHWLESTPFYYHQYKDREKALEVLSVFHENTSSYIDELHTYLPSYDLLGKWIRRQREFTENLPFFSLFIPEHMLSSFTYWGTYSLQNLEESKRQWENRQECIVHGDVAHHNFIKSKEENCYLIDFDLIATAPKMVDDLQLSNRFLQAMEWKVESLWQHKSLTSYQTDLPFLYGLIYPTDVYREWNRFRKASHENQRRVWPYLYRMTFQYYHNRMRGVQIIEEMIRTLEEKGK
- a CDS encoding YhcN/YlaJ family sporulation lipoprotein; this encodes MRKSPWVSLHFFLSTLVLTGCQAAEQADQSPIPYEPGGIYSNVGHGGDTNDRSDGPVTELYDHSVGKEGQAIREYKRQYLQVKDENGNPMDPKTPLAEEDRSFFARDTDSYPKEPNYHGFWDPISSKAKNSYYTGYHGKLVEKISAAATAVENVEECRAVVDGGYVVIGLDLRKIDPKSQRETRVKVEEAVKPYVKNKIYYIDTNLGNFARIKVIDNDLRGGGPKSSLAKDVKHLINSYH
- a CDS encoding intercompartmental signaling factor BofC; translation: MTIAFRAVFMILVVVGTIFFAFYQSAFEAKESETNIEEYEAVEVSAHTVTVILERMYLDGETSKEVLTETIWSMEDFWSQYTGWDLVEMNESTVVFQQELDDISPLLKSNGYFGISKEGTLTIFNGKPKQAKVIQSFFQIDVEKLESKTQEELAKGIPIDSKEKYVEVLDSFQTFKKTQ
- the ruvA gene encoding Holliday junction branch migration protein RuvA yields the protein MYEYIKGTVHFVGPEYVVIENGEIGYKMYTPNPFSFSPHQNQSVQVYTYQHVREDVLALYGFLSREEKLLFMKLLNVSGIGPKGALAILASGEVSSVITAIENENESFLVKFPGVGKKTARQMILDLKGKLQDVVPDFFPNLFQPELEDNSSMRVDLEEAILALKALGYSERELKRIEPKLGKESLNTNGYIKKGLQLLLGQ
- the ruvB gene encoding Holliday junction branch migration DNA helicase RuvB — protein: MDDRIVSNDVEVGEVNFEQSLRPQTLKQYIGQDKVKKNLEVFIEAAKLRQETLDHVLLYGPPGLGKTTLAAVIANEMEVQLRTTSGPAIERPGDLAAVLTALEPGDVLFIDEIHRLQRSIEEILYPAMEDFCLDIVIGKGPSARSVRLELPPFTLVGATTRAGSLSAPLRDRFGVLSRLEYYEEAQLHDIVVRTADILNTTITVEAAGEIARRSRGTPRIANRLLRRVRDFAQVRGDGTITTSLAQLALDLLQVDSLGLDHIDHKLLLAIIERFKGGPVGLDTIAASIGEESHTIEDVYEPYLLQIGFLQRTPRGRMVTDLVYRHFNLEVPKLE
- a CDS encoding DUF2905 domain-containing protein encodes the protein MSSLPKALMAFGAIVFIVGFLLYFTKLGRLPGDIVFKRENSTFYFPVVTSILVSIILSIIFYVVGRLK
- the queA gene encoding tRNA preQ1(34) S-adenosylmethionine ribosyltransferase-isomerase QueA, which codes for MRVEDFDFYLPEEQIAQVPLEKRTESKLMVLNKDDGSMQHTVFKHIIDYLQEGDCLVLNDTRVLPARLFGEKEGTGANIEVLLLKQEEEDVWETLVKPAKRIKEGSVIRFGDGKLTARCVGIKEHGGRLLQFSYEGIFYEILEELGEMPLPPYIREKLDEQGRYQTVFARERGSAAAPTAGLHFTEELLEAIRLKGVHITFITLHVGLGTFRPVSVESIEEHEMHAEFYQVTDGTAQLLNEVKQNGGNIITVGTTSTRTLETIASKHNGLFAAESGWTDIFIFPGYNFKGIDGMITNFHLPKSTLIMLVSALAGQENVMQAYSQAVKSGYRFFSFGDAMLVR
- the tgt gene encoding tRNA guanosine(34) transglycosylase Tgt; amino-acid sequence: MSAIRYELIKTCKQTGARLGRVHTPHGSFETPVFMPVGTLATVKTMSPEELKAMDAGIILSNTYHLWLRPGHDIIKEAGGLHKFMNWDRAILTDSGGFQVFSLSEFRKIEEEGVHFRNHLNGDKLFLSPEKAMEIQNDLGSDIMMAFDECPPYPAERDYMKRSVERTSRWAERCLKAHQRPSDQGLFGIVQGGEYEDLRKQSVQDLVSMDFPGYAVGGLSVGEPKDVMNRVLEFTTPHLPSHKPRYLMGVGSPDSLIDGSIRGIDMFDCVLPTRIARNGTLMTSEGRLVVKNAKFARDFRPIDENCDCYTCKNYSRAYVRHLIKSDETFGLRLTTYHNLHFLLKLMEQVRQAIREDRLGDFKEEFFERYGFNRPDAKNF
- the yajC gene encoding preprotein translocase subunit YajC, whose translation is MATLINLSPIILMFVLFYFLLIRPQQKRQKTTAQMQNDLQKGDKIVTIGGLHGTVDAIDEGKVVILCGDKMRLTYDRNAIREVVEKNKTI
- a CDS encoding TIGR04086 family membrane protein codes for the protein MEVKKMSGAVLYGVGTILGVVIIVSAVFATILRFTSLDENSISLFITILSFLTLFIGGFITGGKAKEKGWLFGALTGGLFTLAVFMFQYLGYDKLFSMDQIIYHSCFTVTAMMGGILGVNVSGGKQE
- a CDS encoding ArsB/NhaD family transporter, with protein sequence MMAYLVGLIFICTYIFLISEKWNRVLASLSGGVGMLLIGAYSIEKALFTYIDWKTITLLFSMMLIVTVTSKTGFFEYVAILLAQLVGGNGVALLIVFSLLSAVGSAFLANVTIAMLLVPILFTLIRILNLPSMPFLIMMILACNIGGAATLIGDPPNMMIGQAVPHFTFNAFLVNLVPVVSVILLLTISFLSFLYRNNLYVSPQDQLKLKGLNAKSYIKKENGLIVSLSVLVMVLVGFGLHPILHLDVTTVSLAGAVLLLGLLEKKFKPEEVLEEIEWGTLFFFIGLFLLVGGLEESGFIDEIAREILRLTEGDMKKTAFVILWGTGILSGVIDNIPFVAAMIPVIEEFQEFGMVNMDPLWWSLALGACLGGNATLLGSSSNLVIVGLAAKENVWLQFKEYLIVGVPVTLLSLVISTFYIYFMYIKPFF